A part of Gambusia affinis linkage group LG19, SWU_Gaff_1.0, whole genome shotgun sequence genomic DNA contains:
- the LOC122821596 gene encoding uncharacterized protein LOC122821596 produces the protein MARLFDKFAVLILFLWRLQICATSKCKSKIITCTEIHGAEGFRFEHECPEGSEIAVEQNKMNFGSADLRKQVFNFLPPVVKMDNHSVITEDCQDLNITCTLTTENLQKLAGEKCVNFKSNPGNLGASPGPPIQDQSYLGWIAVLLILLVVFGLFAYYCWKKHKRGGIFNCLQRNQEGSGFPMVPRGDIEGQNNADVRNGEDPSGCGENDPDPLQSAMSGNMGSSNTTTPSDHNPMNGFRNMNEEPGGINGTKGRGNKRELDGGGAAAHHHTEEQPLLPDQRTANGDFNRSCVALSLVNELSNQEAVTRCSATPDADVESTYPEKIFNI, from the exons ATGGCCAGACTATTTGACAAGTTCGCTGTCCTAATCTTGTTCTTATGGAGGCTACAGATATGTGCGACATCAA AATGCAAATCAAAAATCATAACCTGCACTGAAATCCATGGTGCTGAGGGATTTAGATTTGAACACGAATGCCCAGAAGGAAGTGAGATTGCTGTTGAACAAAACAAG ATGAATTTCGGTTCTGCTGATCTACGCAAAcaggtttttaactttttgcCACCAGTTGTGAAAATGGATAACCATTCAGTGATCACAGAAGACTGCCAGGATCTTAACATTACATGCACACTTACTACA GAAAACCTCCAAAAACTTGCCGGAGAAAAGTGCGTAAATTTCAAATCCAACCCTG GCAATCTTGGTGCGAGTCCTGGGCCACCAATCCAGGATCAAAGTTACCTTGGAT GGATTGCAGTTCTGCTGATCCTACTTGTTGTCTTTGGACTCTTCGCTTACTActgctggaaaaaacataaGAG AGGTGGGATATTCAACTGTCTCCAAAG AAACCAAGAAGGAAGTGGATTCCCAATGGTTCCAAGAGGAGACATAGAGGGACAAAACAATGCTGACGTCAG GAATGGAGAAGATCCGTCTGGATGTGGTGAAAATGACCCAGATCCACTTCAAAGTGCGATGAG TGGAAACATGGGATCTTCCAACACCACCACTCCATCTGATCACAACCCAATGAACGG CTTTAGGAACATGAATGAGGAGCCAGGCGGAATAAACGGAACTAAAGGACGAGGAAATAAGAG GGAGCTGGATGGCGGAGGGGCTGCTGCTCATCATCACACTGAAGAACAACCACTGCTGCCAGATCAGCG AACTGCCAATGGAGATTTCAACAGGTCTTGTGTCGCTTTGAGTTTGGTGAACGAGCTTAGCAACCAGGAAGCAGTCACCAGATGCTCTGCAACACCA GATGCTGACGTGGAGTCAACATAccctgaaaaaatatttaatatataa